The proteins below come from a single Arthrobacter sp. zg-Y1171 genomic window:
- the rpsG gene encoding 30S ribosomal protein S7 — protein MPRKGPAPKRPLVLDPVYGSPLVTQLINKVLVDGKKSTAERIVYGALAGAQEKTGQDPVAALKKAMDNIKPSLEVKSRRVGGATYQVPVEVKPGRATALALRWLVGYSKARREKTMTERLRNEILDASNGLGAAVKRREDTHKMAESNKAFAHYRW, from the coding sequence ATGCCCCGCAAGGGTCCGGCCCCCAAGCGGCCGCTCGTACTGGATCCCGTCTACGGCTCCCCGCTGGTCACTCAGCTGATCAACAAGGTTCTGGTAGACGGCAAGAAGTCCACCGCAGAGCGCATCGTTTACGGTGCACTTGCAGGCGCTCAGGAGAAGACCGGACAGGATCCGGTTGCAGCCCTGAAGAAGGCCATGGACAACATCAAGCCGAGCCTTGAGGTCAAGTCCCGCCGCGTTGGCGGCGCTACTTACCAGGTTCCGGTCGAGGTCAAGCCGGGTCGTGCAACTGCACTGGCCCTGCGCTGGCTGGTCGGCTACTCCAAGGCCCGCCGCGAAAAGACGATGACTGAGCGTCTGCGCAACGAAATCCTGGACGCTTCCAACGGTCTTGGTGCAGCTGTGAAGCGCCGCGAGGACACCCACAAGATGGCCGAGTCCAACAAGGCCTTCGCCCACTACCGCTGGTAA
- the rpsL gene encoding 30S ribosomal protein S12 — translation MPTIQQLVRKGRSPKVSKTKAPALKGSPMRRGVCTRVYTTTPKKPNSALRKVARVRLNGGIEVTAYIPGVGHNLQEHSIVLVRGGRVKDLPGVRYKIVRGALDTQGVKNRKQARSRYGAKMEKK, via the coding sequence GTGCCTACGATTCAGCAGCTGGTCCGCAAGGGCCGCTCACCCAAGGTCTCCAAGACCAAGGCTCCTGCCCTCAAGGGCAGCCCGATGCGCCGTGGTGTCTGCACCCGCGTTTACACCACCACCCCGAAGAAGCCGAACTCGGCTCTGCGTAAGGTTGCACGTGTCCGCCTCAACGGCGGCATCGAAGTAACCGCTTACATCCCCGGTGTGGGTCACAACCTTCAGGAACACTCCATCGTGCTGGTGCGCGGCGGTCGTGTGAAGGACCTTCCCGGTGTCCGCTACAAGATTGTCCGCGGTGCCCTCGATACCCAGGGTGTCAAGAACCGCAAGCAGGCTCGCAGCCGCTACGGCGCGAAGATGGAGAAGAAGTAA
- a CDS encoding IclR family transcriptional regulator C-terminal domain-containing protein, producing MSETASASDQFVQSLARGLTVIRAFDADHVQMTLSEVSRRTGLTRATARRFLLTLVELGYVRTDGRTFELTALVLQLGYSYLSGQSLPQLAQPVLEDLSREISESTSASVLDGDEIVYIARIHTRRLMTVGISVGTRFPAYATSMGRVLLAGLPEDRFDDYLSKASLSPLTERTVTDPARLRTLVARAREQGWAIVDQELELGLRSVAVPVLDPRGNVVAALNTSMQATMGLTLEEAAARVLPYLQQASATITAALSARS from the coding sequence GTGAGCGAGACGGCATCGGCCAGTGACCAGTTCGTACAGTCGCTGGCCCGCGGCCTCACGGTAATCCGGGCCTTCGACGCCGACCACGTGCAGATGACCCTGAGCGAGGTTTCCCGCCGGACCGGACTGACCCGGGCCACCGCCCGCCGCTTCCTGCTTACCCTCGTGGAACTGGGCTACGTGCGCACCGACGGGCGGACTTTCGAACTGACCGCCCTGGTCCTGCAGCTGGGTTACTCCTACCTCTCCGGCCAGTCCCTTCCCCAGCTTGCGCAGCCGGTACTGGAGGACCTGTCCAGGGAAATCTCGGAGTCGACGTCGGCCTCGGTGCTGGACGGCGACGAGATCGTCTACATTGCCCGGATCCATACCCGGCGGCTGATGACCGTAGGCATCAGCGTGGGGACCCGGTTCCCGGCCTATGCCACCTCCATGGGCAGGGTCCTGCTGGCGGGGCTGCCGGAGGACCGGTTCGACGATTACCTGTCCAAAGCCAGCCTGAGTCCCCTGACGGAGCGCACCGTCACGGACCCGGCCCGCCTGCGCACCCTCGTGGCCCGGGCACGGGAACAGGGCTGGGCCATCGTGGACCAGGAGCTGGAACTCGGGCTGCGTTCCGTGGCCGTTCCCGTCCTGGACCCGCGGGGTAACGTGGTCGCCGCCCTGAACACGTCCATGCAGGCGACCATGGGGCTTACTCTGGAAGAGGCAGCCGCACGCGTGCTGCCGTACCTGCAGCAGGCTTCGGCCACGATTACCGCGGCCCTGAGTGCCCGCAGCTAG
- a CDS encoding 3-oxoacid CoA-transferase subunit B, with product MSNPTEKLGKNDLAALVAADIAPGSFVNLGIGQPTLVSNYLQPEQHITLHTENGMLGMGPEATGDEVDPDLINAGKIPVTELPGAAYFHHADSFAIMRGGHLDVCVLGAFQVSASGDLANWHTGAPDAIPAVGGAMDLATGAKDVYVMMSLFTKDGLSKLVKECSYPLTGVGCVTRVYTNEAVFLLKEDGVHVRDTFGTTFEELAAKMDIPLIRAAADSQQ from the coding sequence ATGAGCAACCCGACCGAAAAACTGGGCAAGAACGACCTCGCTGCGCTGGTGGCGGCCGATATTGCCCCGGGGTCCTTCGTGAACCTGGGCATCGGCCAGCCCACCCTGGTCTCCAACTACCTGCAGCCGGAACAGCACATCACCCTGCATACCGAAAACGGGATGCTGGGCATGGGGCCCGAGGCCACCGGGGACGAGGTGGATCCGGACCTGATCAATGCCGGGAAGATTCCGGTGACCGAGCTGCCGGGCGCCGCCTACTTCCACCATGCCGATTCCTTCGCGATCATGCGCGGCGGGCACCTGGACGTCTGTGTCCTGGGTGCCTTCCAGGTCTCCGCCTCCGGGGACCTGGCCAACTGGCATACCGGCGCTCCCGACGCCATTCCCGCAGTGGGCGGCGCCATGGACCTGGCCACCGGCGCCAAGGACGTCTACGTCATGATGTCGCTGTTCACCAAGGACGGGCTCAGTAAGCTGGTGAAGGAATGCAGCTACCCGCTGACCGGCGTCGGATGCGTCACCCGCGTCTACACTAATGAAGCGGTCTTCCTGCTGAAGGAGGACGGCGTCCACGTCCGTGACACCTTCGGAACCACGTTCGAGGAACTGGCGGCAAAGATGGACATCCCGCTGATCCGCGCCGCGGCCGACAGCCAGCAGTAA
- a CDS encoding 3-oxoacid CoA-transferase subunit A, producing the protein MLNIVQDVDEAVAPIHDGATVMIGGFGQAGQPVELIEALLRQGARDLTVVNNNAGNGEQGLAALIGAGRVKKIICSFPRQSDSQIFDAKYRAGEIELELVPQGNLAERIRAAGAGIGGFFTPTAYGTPLAEGKETRMIDGRGYVFETPLHADFALVKALRADKAGNLVYRKTARNFGPIMAAAAKTAIVQVREIVDIGEMDPEVVVTPGIYVNSLVRVDREKAPAAA; encoded by the coding sequence GTGCTCAACATTGTGCAGGACGTTGATGAGGCCGTTGCGCCCATCCACGACGGCGCCACCGTCATGATCGGCGGGTTCGGCCAGGCCGGACAGCCCGTGGAGCTCATCGAGGCGCTGCTGCGCCAGGGTGCCAGGGACCTGACCGTGGTCAACAACAACGCCGGCAACGGAGAACAGGGCCTGGCCGCCCTGATCGGCGCCGGCCGGGTGAAGAAAATCATCTGCTCCTTCCCCCGCCAGTCCGACTCGCAGATCTTCGACGCGAAGTACCGCGCCGGGGAGATTGAACTGGAACTGGTACCCCAGGGCAACCTCGCCGAACGCATCCGCGCCGCCGGCGCCGGCATCGGAGGGTTCTTTACTCCCACCGCCTACGGCACCCCGCTGGCCGAAGGCAAGGAAACCCGGATGATCGACGGCCGCGGCTACGTCTTCGAAACCCCGCTGCACGCCGACTTCGCACTGGTGAAGGCACTGCGCGCCGATAAGGCAGGGAACCTGGTCTACCGGAAGACCGCCCGGAACTTCGGACCGATCATGGCCGCCGCCGCGAAGACCGCAATCGTGCAGGTCCGCGAGATCGTGGACATAGGAGAAATGGACCCCGAAGTGGTGGTCACCCCGGGAATCTACGTCAACAGCCTGGTCCGCGTGGACCGGGAGAAAGCGCCGGCTGCAGCATGA
- a CDS encoding thiolase family protein — protein sequence MNQAYIYDAVRTPFGKFGGALAGVRPDDLAAQVLKASVSRAPGLDPERIDEVVFGNANGAGEENRNVARMATLLAGLPTSIPGTTVNRLCGSSLDAALIASRQINTGEADLMLIGGVESMSRAPWVLPKNEKPYPAGDQNLASTTLGWRLVNPAMPKEWTVSLGEATEQLREKYGITRERQDEFAAASHALAAKAWDEGRYANLTVAVDGVDLDRDESIRAGSTVEKLATLRTVFRPASEDVSGGTVTAGNASPLNDGASAAWLGSENAAGILGLDPLARIAGRGAAANEPQYFGYAPVEAANTALKRAGISWSDVGAVELNEAFAAQSLACLDAWDVDPAIVNAWGGAVAIGHPLGASGTRILGTLARRLQESGERWGVAAICIGVGQGLAVVLENAN from the coding sequence GTGAACCAGGCCTATATCTACGACGCAGTCCGCACCCCCTTCGGCAAATTCGGCGGCGCCCTCGCCGGCGTCCGCCCGGACGACCTGGCCGCCCAGGTCCTGAAGGCCTCCGTGTCCCGGGCGCCCGGCCTTGACCCCGAGCGGATCGACGAAGTGGTCTTCGGCAACGCCAACGGTGCCGGCGAGGAAAACCGCAATGTCGCCCGGATGGCCACGCTGCTGGCAGGCCTGCCCACCTCGATCCCGGGCACCACGGTCAACCGCCTCTGCGGCTCGTCCCTCGACGCGGCACTGATCGCCTCACGGCAGATCAACACCGGTGAAGCGGACCTGATGCTCATTGGCGGTGTCGAGTCCATGAGCCGTGCCCCCTGGGTGCTGCCCAAGAACGAGAAGCCCTATCCGGCCGGAGACCAGAACCTGGCCTCGACCACGCTGGGCTGGCGGCTGGTCAACCCGGCCATGCCGAAGGAATGGACTGTCTCCCTGGGGGAGGCCACCGAGCAGCTGCGCGAGAAGTACGGCATCACCCGGGAACGCCAGGATGAGTTCGCCGCAGCCTCCCACGCCCTCGCCGCCAAGGCGTGGGACGAGGGCAGATACGCGAACCTGACCGTCGCCGTCGACGGCGTGGACCTGGACCGGGATGAAAGCATCCGCGCCGGCTCCACGGTCGAGAAGCTCGCCACGCTGCGCACCGTTTTCCGGCCTGCGTCCGAGGACGTCTCCGGCGGCACCGTCACCGCCGGCAACGCTTCCCCCTTGAACGACGGCGCCTCCGCGGCCTGGCTGGGCAGCGAAAACGCTGCCGGCATCCTCGGCCTGGACCCGCTGGCCCGGATCGCCGGCCGCGGCGCTGCAGCCAACGAGCCGCAGTACTTCGGTTACGCCCCGGTGGAAGCGGCCAACACGGCGCTGAAGCGTGCCGGCATCAGCTGGAGCGACGTCGGTGCCGTTGAACTCAACGAGGCCTTCGCAGCCCAGTCCCTGGCCTGCCTGGACGCCTGGGATGTGGACCCGGCCATCGTCAACGCCTGGGGCGGCGCCGTCGCCATCGGACACCCGCTCGGCGCGTCCGGCACCCGCATCCTCGGCACGCTGGCCCGCCGGCTGCAGGAATCTGGAGAGCGCTGGGGCGTGGCCGCGATCTGCATCGGCGTGGGCCAGGGCCTCGCCGTCGTGCTCGAAAACGCCAACTGA
- the pcaC gene encoding 4-carboxymuconolactone decarboxylase — protein sequence MAVRREVLGAEHVDRANAGKDEFTTDFQDLITQYAWGTIWTRPGLPRTMRSAITLTALIAHGHLEEFAMHVRAALRNGLDRDEIKEIVLQSAIYCGVPSANSAFKVAQGVFREIDAAA from the coding sequence ATGGCGGTGCGCCGCGAAGTCCTCGGTGCCGAGCACGTGGACCGCGCCAACGCAGGCAAGGACGAGTTCACCACCGACTTCCAGGACCTGATCACCCAGTACGCCTGGGGCACCATCTGGACCCGTCCGGGCCTGCCGCGCACCATGCGCAGCGCCATCACCCTGACGGCACTGATAGCCCACGGCCACCTGGAGGAGTTCGCCATGCATGTCCGGGCAGCGCTGCGCAACGGCCTGGACCGCGACGAGATCAAGGAAATCGTGCTGCAGTCCGCCATCTACTGCGGCGTGCCCTCCGCCAATTCCGCCTTCAAGGTGGCCCAGGGCGTCTTCCGCGAGATTGACGCCGCGGCCTGA